One window of the Amycolatopsis mediterranei genome contains the following:
- a CDS encoding DUF3040 domain-containing protein: MLPDRERHALREIEAELRASDPAFAAAFSGRKLRSPRRWSLLLVLCDVTAVVMLLVGLFARDAALVLWGTVSAGALVAWHIARAESARESTEDGATAGSS; the protein is encoded by the coding sequence ATGCTCCCGGATCGAGAACGCCACGCCCTACGCGAGATCGAGGCCGAGCTGCGCGCGAGTGATCCCGCGTTCGCCGCCGCCTTCAGCGGCCGCAAGCTGCGCTCGCCCCGGCGCTGGAGCCTGCTGCTGGTGCTCTGCGACGTCACGGCGGTGGTGATGCTGCTCGTCGGGCTGTTCGCCCGCGACGCCGCGCTCGTGCTCTGGGGCACGGTGAGCGCCGGCGCGCTGGTGGCCTGGCACATCGCCCGCGCCGAATCGGCCCGTGAGTCCACCGAGGACGGTGCGACGGCCGGCTCGTCCTGA
- a CDS encoding IlvD/Edd family dehydratase encodes MGLRSEAWFDNPADPGMTALYLERYMNWGITREELQSGKPVIGIAQTGSDLTPCNRHHLQLADRTREGIREAGGIAIEFPVHPIQETGKRPTAALDRNLAYLGLVETLYGYPIDGVVLTTGCDKTTPACLMAAATVDLPAIVLSGGPMLNGWFNGERTGSGTIIWKARELLAAGEIDDAGFMELVASSAPSPGHCNTMGTASTMNALAETLGMSLPGCAAIPAPHRDRARMAYRTGLRIVELVREDLKPSDILTREAFENAIVVSSAIGGSTNAPIHLGAIARHIGVDLHLDDWQRLGHAVPLLVDLQPAGKYLGEEFHRAGGVPAVVHELMRHGLIHEDAPTVNGRTLGDNCRDAEAGDRDVIRTFDTALTPDAGFLVLKGNLFDAAIMKAGVISPEFRRRYLAGGVYEGTAVVFDGPEDYHARIDEPDLGVDEHSLLVMRGTGPLGYPGSAEVVNMRPPAELIKRGVHELPCLGDGRQSGTSGSPSILNASPEAAAGGGLAVLRTGDRVRIDLGAGTADVLISDDELAQRHRALAEAGGYPVPESQTPWQEIQRSMTDQLCDGMVLRPAVAYQRIAATKGIPRDNH; translated from the coding sequence ATGGGACTGCGCAGCGAAGCTTGGTTCGACAACCCCGCCGACCCCGGGATGACCGCCCTCTACCTCGAGCGGTACATGAACTGGGGCATCACCCGGGAGGAGCTGCAGTCCGGCAAGCCGGTGATCGGCATCGCGCAGACCGGCTCCGACCTCACCCCCTGCAACCGCCACCACCTGCAGCTGGCCGACCGGACGCGGGAGGGCATCCGCGAGGCGGGCGGGATCGCGATCGAGTTCCCGGTGCACCCGATCCAGGAGACCGGCAAGCGCCCCACCGCCGCTCTCGACCGGAACCTCGCCTACCTCGGCCTGGTCGAGACGCTCTACGGCTACCCCATCGACGGCGTCGTGCTCACCACCGGCTGCGACAAGACCACCCCGGCGTGCCTGATGGCCGCCGCGACCGTCGACCTCCCGGCGATCGTGCTGTCCGGCGGCCCGATGCTCAACGGCTGGTTCAACGGCGAGCGCACCGGCTCCGGCACGATCATCTGGAAGGCGCGGGAGCTGCTCGCCGCCGGCGAGATCGACGACGCCGGGTTCATGGAGCTCGTCGCGTCGTCCGCGCCGTCACCGGGGCACTGCAACACGATGGGCACGGCGTCCACGATGAACGCGCTCGCCGAGACCCTCGGGATGAGCCTGCCCGGCTGCGCGGCCATCCCGGCCCCGCACCGCGACCGGGCGCGGATGGCCTACCGGACCGGGCTGCGGATCGTCGAGCTGGTCCGCGAGGACCTCAAGCCGTCGGACATTTTGACGCGCGAGGCGTTCGAGAACGCCATCGTGGTGAGCTCCGCGATCGGCGGCTCGACCAACGCGCCCATCCACCTCGGCGCGATCGCCCGGCACATCGGCGTCGACCTGCACCTCGACGACTGGCAGCGGCTCGGCCACGCCGTCCCGCTGCTGGTCGACCTGCAGCCCGCCGGCAAGTACCTCGGCGAGGAGTTCCACCGCGCGGGCGGCGTCCCGGCCGTGGTGCACGAGCTGATGCGCCACGGGCTGATCCACGAGGACGCACCCACCGTCAACGGCCGCACCCTCGGCGACAACTGCCGCGACGCCGAAGCCGGCGACCGGGACGTCATCCGGACCTTCGACACCGCCCTCACCCCCGACGCCGGGTTCCTGGTGCTGAAGGGCAACCTCTTCGACGCGGCGATCATGAAGGCCGGCGTCATCTCGCCGGAGTTCCGGCGCCGGTACCTGGCCGGGGGCGTCTACGAAGGCACCGCCGTCGTCTTCGACGGCCCCGAGGACTACCACGCCCGCATCGACGAACCGGACCTCGGCGTCGACGAGCACTCGCTGCTGGTGATGCGCGGCACCGGCCCGCTCGGCTACCCGGGGTCGGCCGAGGTCGTCAACATGCGCCCGCCCGCGGAGCTGATCAAGCGGGGCGTGCACGAGCTACCCTGCCTCGGCGACGGCCGCCAGTCGGGCACCTCCGGCTCGCCGTCGATCCTCAACGCCTCCCCCGAAGCCGCCGCCGGCGGCGGCCTCGCCGTGCTGCGGACCGGGGACCGGGTCCGGATCGACCTCGGGGCCGGCACCGCGGACGTCCTCATCTCCGACGACGAACTCGCGCAGCGCCACCGGGCGCTGGCCGAGGCCGGCGGCTACCCGGTCCCGGAGTCGCAGACGCCGTGGCAGGAGATCCAGCGGTCGATGACCGACCAGCTGTGCGACGGCATGGTGCTGCGCCCCGCCGTGGCGTACCAGCGCATCGCGGCAACGAAGGGAATTCCCCGCGACAACCACTGA
- a CDS encoding CBS domain-containing protein encodes MTTARDIMTSDATCARESDTVHDAAVTMARKGVGALPICGEDNRLKGMITDRDIVVKVLAEGKDPRAVHVGELAQGEVVTIGADDDAQEILRTMSEHRVRRLPVIDGHDLVGIVAQADVARALSNPSAGELVEALSYD; translated from the coding sequence ATGACCACCGCACGCGACATCATGACGTCGGACGCGACCTGCGCCCGGGAGTCCGACACCGTGCACGACGCCGCGGTCACCATGGCGCGCAAGGGCGTCGGTGCCCTGCCGATCTGCGGCGAGGACAACCGGCTCAAGGGCATGATCACCGACCGCGACATCGTGGTGAAGGTCCTGGCCGAGGGCAAGGACCCCCGCGCGGTCCACGTCGGCGAGCTCGCCCAGGGCGAGGTCGTGACGATCGGCGCGGACGACGACGCCCAGGAGATCCTGCGCACGATGTCCGAGCACCGCGTCCGCCGGCTGCCGGTGATCGACGGGCACGACCTGGTCGGGATCGTCGCCCAGGCCGACGTGGCCAGGGCGCTGTCGAACCCGAGCGCCGGCGAGCTGGTCGAGGCGCTCTCGTACGACTGA
- a CDS encoding carbohydrate ABC transporter permease, translated as MTVLDKVAPEGSKAGERVSPRPTFRHRLSRWDVKVSPYLYIAPFFIVFGIVGLFPLLYTAYVSTFKWKAGDDDPDFIGLDNYKELFADSQFWNALVNTISIFLLSSVPQLVFAVLLAALLGARLRGATGWRVGILLPYAASLVAIGIIFANLFGPKYGLVNGVLQTIGLDPIDWQANRFGSHVAIAIMVNWRWTGYNALIVLAAMQAIPKELHEAALIDGAGTWRRFFNVTLPLLKPTLIFVIITSTIGGLQIFTEPKLFDAMPGSNNGGSTNQFQTVTLYLYQTAFQNASLGYASAIAWVLFLIIILIALVNFFLTGRIARTPAVKKK; from the coding sequence ATGACCGTCCTCGACAAGGTCGCGCCAGAAGGGAGTAAGGCCGGGGAGCGGGTGTCTCCCCGGCCCACCTTCCGTCACCGGTTGAGCCGGTGGGACGTCAAGGTCTCGCCGTACCTCTACATCGCGCCGTTCTTCATCGTCTTCGGGATCGTCGGGCTGTTCCCGCTGCTCTACACGGCGTACGTGTCGACGTTCAAGTGGAAGGCCGGGGACGACGACCCGGACTTCATCGGCCTCGACAACTACAAGGAGCTGTTCGCCGACAGCCAGTTCTGGAACGCGCTGGTCAACACGATCAGCATCTTCCTGCTCTCCAGCGTCCCGCAGCTCGTCTTCGCGGTGCTGCTGGCGGCGCTGCTCGGTGCCCGGCTGCGCGGCGCGACCGGCTGGCGGGTCGGCATCCTGCTGCCGTACGCGGCCAGCCTCGTGGCCATCGGCATCATCTTCGCCAACCTGTTCGGCCCGAAGTACGGGCTGGTCAACGGCGTGCTGCAGACCATCGGCCTGGATCCGATCGACTGGCAGGCCAACCGGTTCGGCAGCCACGTCGCGATCGCGATCATGGTCAACTGGCGCTGGACCGGCTACAACGCCCTGATCGTGCTGGCGGCCATGCAGGCCATCCCCAAGGAACTCCACGAGGCGGCGCTGATCGACGGCGCGGGCACGTGGCGCCGGTTCTTCAACGTCACGCTGCCCCTGCTCAAACCGACGCTGATCTTCGTCATCATCACCTCGACGATCGGCGGCCTGCAGATCTTCACCGAGCCCAAGCTGTTCGACGCGATGCCGGGGTCGAACAACGGCGGTTCCACCAACCAGTTCCAGACCGTGACGCTGTACCTGTACCAGACGGCGTTCCAGAACGCCAGCCTCGGCTACGCCTCGGCGATCGCCTGGGTGCTGTTCCTGATCATCATCCTCATCGCGCTGGTGAACTTCTTCCTCACTGGCCGGATCGCCCGTACCCCGGCGGTGAAGAAGAAATGA
- a CDS encoding UdgX family uracil-DNA binding protein (This protein belongs to the uracil DNA glycosylase superfamily, members of which act in excision repair of DNA. However, it belongs more specifically to UdgX branch, whose founding member was found to bind uracil in DNA (where it does not belong), without cleaving it, appears to promote DNA repair by a pathway involving RecA, rather than base excision.), whose protein sequence is MPDSRGAEPPDTTDLDRLRSAASGCQACPLYQDATQTVFGEGTARAKVLVVGEQPGDKEDLAGEPFVGPAGKLLDRAFEEAGFDRRSLYVTNAVKHFKFKRDERGKRRIHQKPGRTEVVACRPWLLAELRSVRPELVLLLGATAAQSLLGPKFRLTAHRGEPLEPPEELAGLVPAAMATVHPSAVLRAPDRDEAYASFVADLQAAAKLLG, encoded by the coding sequence ATGCCGGATTCCCGCGGTGCCGAGCCGCCGGACACCACCGACCTCGACCGGTTGCGGTCGGCGGCGTCCGGCTGCCAGGCCTGCCCCCTGTACCAGGACGCGACGCAGACCGTCTTCGGCGAAGGCACGGCCCGGGCGAAGGTCCTCGTCGTCGGCGAACAGCCGGGTGACAAGGAGGACCTCGCGGGCGAGCCGTTCGTGGGGCCCGCCGGGAAGCTGCTGGACCGCGCCTTCGAAGAAGCCGGCTTCGACCGGCGGTCGTTGTACGTCACCAACGCGGTCAAGCACTTCAAGTTCAAGCGCGACGAACGCGGGAAGCGCCGGATCCACCAGAAACCGGGCCGCACCGAGGTGGTCGCGTGCCGCCCGTGGCTGCTGGCGGAACTGCGCTCCGTGCGCCCGGAGCTGGTGCTGCTGCTGGGCGCGACGGCCGCGCAGTCGTTGCTGGGCCCGAAGTTCCGGTTGACCGCGCACCGGGGCGAGCCGCTCGAGCCGCCGGAGGAGCTGGCCGGGCTGGTGCCTGCGGCGATGGCGACGGTGCACCCGTCGGCCGTGCTGCGGGCGCCGGACCGGGACGAGGCCTACGCGAGCTTCGTCGCCGATCTGCAGGCCGCGGCGAAGCTGCTCGGCTGA
- the ligD gene encoding non-homologous end-joining DNA ligase, producing the protein MKTSHPDKVFYPEDGLTKGDVVEYYRAVADVMLPHLRGRPLTLRRFPDGIGKPGWFQKHPGEHFPDSIRVERVPRRGGGTDEYVVCEDAATLEYLANQGTVEFHVWLSTADAPERPDRLVLDLDPPDGTPVTELRTVARRIRDHYERVGLTAFVQATGGRGFHVLAPLDAKSETDVVLELSRALADRVAGDDPDRLTTAQRKDQRGDRIFLDANRNGYAQTFVAPYSLRARPGAAAATPLDWRELGTADPAGWSLVKEKRRLARKEDPWRDLDEHAGSAEAALKQLG; encoded by the coding sequence GTGAAGACTTCCCACCCGGACAAGGTGTTCTACCCCGAAGACGGGCTCACCAAGGGCGACGTCGTCGAGTACTACCGCGCCGTCGCGGACGTCATGCTGCCGCACCTGCGCGGCCGTCCGCTGACGCTGCGGCGCTTCCCCGACGGTATCGGGAAGCCGGGCTGGTTCCAGAAGCACCCGGGGGAGCACTTCCCGGACTCGATCCGGGTCGAGCGCGTTCCCCGGCGCGGCGGTGGCACCGACGAGTACGTCGTGTGCGAAGACGCCGCGACGCTGGAGTACCTGGCGAACCAGGGGACGGTCGAGTTCCACGTCTGGCTGTCCACAGCAGACGCCCCGGAGCGGCCCGACCGGCTGGTGCTCGACCTCGACCCGCCGGACGGCACGCCGGTCACCGAGTTGCGCACCGTCGCGCGGCGCATCCGCGACCACTACGAGCGGGTCGGCCTGACGGCGTTCGTCCAGGCGACCGGCGGCCGCGGGTTCCACGTCCTCGCGCCGCTGGACGCGAAGTCGGAGACCGACGTGGTGCTGGAGCTCTCGCGCGCCCTCGCCGACCGGGTCGCCGGCGACGACCCGGATCGGCTGACCACGGCCCAGCGCAAGGACCAGCGCGGCGACCGGATCTTCCTGGACGCCAACCGCAACGGGTACGCGCAGACGTTCGTGGCGCCGTACTCGCTGCGCGCCCGCCCGGGTGCGGCGGCCGCGACCCCGCTGGACTGGCGGGAGCTGGGCACCGCGGACCCGGCCGGCTGGTCCCTGGTCAAGGAGAAGCGGCGGCTGGCCCGCAAGGAGGATCCTTGGCGGGACCTGGACGAGCACGCGGGGTCGGCCGAGGCGGCGCTGAAGCAGCTCGGGTGA
- a CDS encoding carbohydrate ABC transporter permease, with protein MTTLRSDIRKTGLRKTVASLGKPRKATYVVLAIFVLGSLFPFYWSFLVASRDNAMLSERIPSFLPGGNFFANAARVFDTVPFWKALANSVIVSGTVTLTTVLFSSLAGFAFAKLRFRGNNKLFVFIVVTLAVPTQLGIIPLFIAMSELGWAGHLTAVIVPNLVTAFGVFWMRQYTVDALPYELIEAARVDGCSMIRIFWNVCMPAVRPAAAILAMFTFMMSWNDFLWPLVVLDAGNPTVQVALEKLQSGYYVDYSLVLAGTTLATIPILIVFVLLGRQIVAGIMQGAVKG; from the coding sequence ATGACGACACTGCGCAGTGACATCCGAAAAACGGGGCTCCGCAAGACCGTCGCCTCGCTCGGCAAGCCGCGCAAGGCGACCTATGTCGTGCTCGCGATCTTCGTGCTCGGCTCGCTGTTCCCGTTCTACTGGTCGTTCCTGGTGGCCAGCCGGGACAACGCGATGCTCAGCGAGCGCATCCCGTCGTTCCTGCCCGGCGGGAATTTCTTCGCCAACGCCGCCCGGGTCTTCGACACCGTGCCGTTCTGGAAGGCGCTGGCGAACAGCGTCATCGTATCCGGGACGGTCACGCTGACCACGGTGCTGTTCTCCTCGCTGGCCGGGTTCGCCTTCGCGAAACTGCGGTTCCGGGGGAACAACAAGCTGTTCGTGTTCATCGTCGTGACGCTCGCGGTGCCCACCCAGCTGGGCATCATCCCGCTGTTCATCGCGATGTCGGAACTGGGCTGGGCGGGCCACCTGACGGCGGTGATCGTGCCCAACCTGGTCACCGCGTTCGGCGTGTTCTGGATGCGGCAGTACACAGTGGACGCTCTGCCGTACGAGCTCATCGAGGCCGCGCGCGTCGACGGCTGCAGCATGATCCGGATCTTCTGGAACGTCTGCATGCCCGCGGTGCGCCCGGCCGCGGCGATCCTCGCGATGTTCACGTTCATGATGTCGTGGAACGACTTCCTGTGGCCACTCGTCGTGCTGGACGCCGGCAACCCCACGGTCCAGGTGGCCCTGGAAAAGCTGCAGAGCGGCTACTACGTCGACTATTCGCTCGTCCTGGCCGGCACGACCCTGGCCACGATCCCCATCCTCATCGTCTTCGTCCTCCTCGGCCGCCAGATCGTGGCCGGGATCATGCAAGGTGCCGTGAAAGGGTGA
- the ligD gene encoding non-homologous end-joining DNA ligase, with the protein MTGPGWREPTLATLTDRRFSDEDWIFERKLDGVRAICVRDSGTPTLYSRNHKVMDNAYPEIVEALAAQGGPRFVADGEIVAFDGANTSFAALQPRIHVSDPDRARATGVRVYYYLFDLLYLDDRDTTALPLRQRKALLREAFGFADPLRLSAHRNTEGEKFFEEACRRGWEGVIAKRADAPYHHGRSPDWLKFKCAQGQEFVIGGFTDPQGARHGFGALLLGYHDDDGLRYAGKVGTGFDERLLTSLHARLRDRETARSPFAGPVKEPGAHWVRPELVAQIGFSEWTRDGRLRHPRFAGLREDKKAADVVRERA; encoded by the coding sequence GCCACGCTCACCGACCGCCGGTTCTCCGACGAGGACTGGATCTTCGAGCGCAAGCTGGACGGCGTCCGCGCGATCTGCGTCCGCGACTCCGGAACGCCCACGTTGTACTCGCGCAACCACAAGGTGATGGACAACGCCTACCCGGAGATCGTCGAGGCCCTCGCCGCCCAGGGCGGCCCGCGGTTCGTCGCCGACGGCGAGATCGTCGCGTTCGACGGTGCCAACACCAGCTTCGCCGCGCTCCAGCCCCGGATCCACGTCAGCGACCCGGATCGGGCCCGCGCGACCGGCGTGCGCGTCTACTACTACCTGTTCGACCTGCTGTACCTCGACGACCGGGACACGACCGCGCTGCCGCTGCGGCAGCGGAAGGCGTTGCTGCGGGAGGCGTTCGGCTTCGCGGACCCGCTCCGGCTGTCGGCGCACCGCAACACCGAGGGGGAGAAGTTCTTCGAGGAAGCGTGCCGGCGCGGCTGGGAGGGCGTCATCGCCAAGCGGGCGGACGCGCCGTACCACCACGGGCGGTCACCCGACTGGCTGAAGTTCAAGTGCGCGCAGGGCCAGGAGTTCGTCATCGGCGGCTTCACCGACCCGCAGGGTGCCCGCCACGGCTTCGGCGCGCTCCTGCTGGGCTACCACGATGACGACGGCCTCCGGTACGCGGGCAAGGTCGGTACCGGCTTCGACGAGCGGCTGCTGACGTCGTTGCACGCGCGGCTGCGGGACCGGGAGACGGCGCGGTCGCCGTTCGCCGGGCCGGTCAAGGAACCGGGGGCGCACTGGGTTCGGCCGGAGCTGGTGGCGCAGATCGGCTTCTCCGAGTGGACGCGCGACGGGCGGCTGCGGCACCCGCGGTTCGCCGGGCTGCGCGAGGACAAGAAGGCCGCGGACGTCGTACGGGAGCGCGCGTGA
- a CDS encoding GH1 family beta-glucosidase: protein MNMSVHPDSVRAETALMFPPGFVWGAATAAFQVEGATTADGRTDSVWDVFARRPGAVRGGDNGEPAADHYRRYSEDVGLMRRLNLGAYRFSLAWPRVRPDGGEANTAGLGFYDRLVDCLLESGIQPWATLYHWDLPQALEEKGGWTNRDTAYRFAEYAETVLERLGDRVASWSTLNEPWCAAMLGYAGGIHAPGRADHPAAVAATHHLLLGHGLAMDIIRQHAPDTPAGITLNLYPVVPHDPANVADVAAARRIDGLQNRLFLDPVLRGGYPDDLVADLEPFGLGSVVRDDDAAVIAAHVDWLGVNYYRDYRVAGRPVPGSEPAGPEWVGAADVHFVPDPAAPRTDSGWEVQPAGLTESLLQVHRGYRPVPLYITENGAAYPDVISDGGDIVDTDRVAFLDSHLRAAHDAIQAGVDLRGYFYWSLLDNFEWAEGYAKRFGLVHVDYATQRRTPKRSAHWYSRVIGLNGLG from the coding sequence GTGAACATGTCCGTACATCCCGACAGCGTTCGGGCGGAGACCGCGTTGATGTTCCCGCCTGGCTTCGTCTGGGGCGCCGCCACCGCGGCGTTCCAGGTCGAAGGGGCCACGACGGCCGATGGGCGCACCGACTCGGTCTGGGACGTCTTCGCCCGCCGCCCGGGTGCGGTCCGGGGCGGCGACAACGGCGAACCGGCGGCCGACCACTACCGCCGGTACTCCGAGGACGTCGGCCTGATGCGCCGCCTCAACCTCGGCGCCTACCGCTTCTCGCTGGCGTGGCCGCGGGTGCGGCCGGACGGCGGCGAGGCGAACACCGCCGGGCTCGGCTTCTACGACCGGCTGGTCGACTGCCTGCTCGAGTCCGGGATCCAGCCGTGGGCGACGCTGTACCACTGGGACCTGCCGCAGGCGCTGGAGGAGAAGGGCGGCTGGACCAACCGGGACACCGCCTACCGGTTCGCCGAGTACGCCGAGACCGTGCTGGAGCGGCTGGGCGACCGGGTCGCCAGTTGGTCGACGCTCAACGAGCCGTGGTGCGCGGCGATGCTCGGGTACGCGGGCGGCATCCACGCGCCCGGCCGCGCCGACCACCCGGCGGCCGTGGCCGCCACGCACCACCTGCTGCTGGGCCACGGCCTGGCGATGGACATCATCCGGCAGCACGCCCCGGACACCCCGGCCGGCATCACGCTGAACCTGTACCCGGTCGTTCCGCACGACCCGGCGAACGTCGCCGACGTCGCCGCGGCCCGGCGGATCGACGGCCTGCAGAACCGGTTGTTCCTCGACCCGGTGCTGCGCGGCGGCTACCCGGACGACCTGGTCGCCGACCTCGAGCCGTTCGGGCTCGGCTCGGTCGTGCGCGACGACGACGCCGCGGTCATCGCCGCGCACGTCGACTGGCTGGGCGTGAACTACTACCGCGACTACCGCGTCGCGGGCCGTCCGGTGCCGGGCAGCGAGCCGGCGGGTCCCGAGTGGGTCGGTGCCGCCGACGTGCACTTCGTCCCGGACCCGGCGGCGCCCCGCACCGACTCCGGCTGGGAGGTCCAGCCGGCCGGGCTGACCGAGTCGCTGCTGCAGGTGCACCGCGGCTACCGGCCCGTGCCGCTGTACATCACGGAGAACGGCGCGGCCTACCCCGACGTCATCTCCGACGGCGGTGACATCGTCGACACCGACCGCGTGGCGTTCCTCGACTCCCACCTGCGGGCGGCGCACGACGCCATCCAGGCCGGCGTCGACCTGCGCGGGTACTTCTACTGGTCGCTGCTGGACAACTTCGAGTGGGCCGAGGGGTACGCGAAGCGGTTCGGCCTGGTCCACGTCGATTACGCGACGCAGCGGCGGACGCCGAAGCGGAGTGCCCACTGGTACTCCCGGGTGATCGGCCTCAACGGGCTCGGCTGA